One stretch of Acropora muricata isolate sample 2 chromosome 12, ASM3666990v1, whole genome shotgun sequence DNA includes these proteins:
- the LOC136892429 gene encoding tubulin gamma-1 chain, giving the protein MPREIITLQIGQCGNQIGMEFWKQLCAEHGIRPDGILEDFATDGTDRKDVFFYQADDEHYIPRAVLLDLEPRVIDTITSSPYANLYNPENMYTSKHGGGAGNNWASGYSQAERLHEEMFDIIDREADGSDSLEGFVMCHSIAGGTGSGMGSYLLEKLNDRFPKKLIQTYSVFPQQEDFSDVVVQPYNSILTLKRLTQNADCVVVLDNTALNRIAADRLHIQNPTFSQVNQLVSTIMATSTTTLRYPGYMNNDLIGLIASLIPTPRLHFLMTGYTPLTTDQKVANIRKTTVLDVMRRLLQPKNVMVSTLRDRKNSHCYVSILNIIQGEVDPTQVHKSLQRIRERKLAEFIPWGPASIQVALSRKSPYVQTAHRVSGLMLANHTSIATVFEKSCRLFDKLRKREAFLDNYKKEEMFKDNLDEFDASRQVVEQLIEEYQAATRANYIMWGTQQQGASGGDVSKV; this is encoded by the exons ATGCCTCGGGAAATTATAACTCTTCAAATTGGACAATGTGGGAATCAAA TTGGAATGGAGTTTTGGAAGCAGCTTTGTGCTGAGCACGGAATAAGACCAG ATGGTATCCTTGAAGACTTTGCTACTGATGGCACTGATAGAAAAGATGTGTTTTTTTATCAG GCTGATGATGAACACTACATTCCAAGAGCTGTTTTACTGGATTTAGAACCAAGG GTTATCGATACAATTACCTCCTCGCCATATGCTAATCTGTACAATCCAGAAAACATGTATACCTCAAAACATGGTGGAGGTGCTGGAAATAACTGGGCCAGTGGGTATTCACAG GCTGAACGCCTTCATGAAGAAATGTTTGATATTATAGACAGAGAAGCTGATGGGAGTGACAGCCTGGAG GGCTTTGTGATGTGTCATTCTATTGCTGGTGGTACAGGATCTGGCATGGGTTCATACCTTTTGGAGAAACTTAATGATAG GTTTCCGAAGAAGTTGATACAAACATATTCAGTGTTTCCTCAGCAG GAGGACTTCAGTGACGTTGTAGTGCAGCCATACAATTCAATACTAACACTCAAGCGACTGACCCAGAATGCGGATTGTGTG GTTGTACTTGATAACACTGCATTAAACAGAATTGCTGCAGACAGGCTTCACATTCAGAATCCAACATTTTCTCAAGTTAATCAGCTG GTTTCCACAATAATGGCCACAAGTACAACAACTCTGAGATATCCAG GCTACATGAACAATGATCTTATTGGTTTGATTGCATCACTTATTCCCACTCCCCGTCTTCATTTCCTGATGACTGGTTACACTCCGCTTACAACTGACCAAAAG GtggctaatattcgaaaaaccaCTGTGCTTGATGTCATGAGACGATTGTTACAG CCCAAAAACGTCATGGTTTCAACCTTGCGAGACAGGAAAAATAGTCATTGTTATGTTTCTATTCTGAACATTATTCAAGGAGAAGTGGATCCAACACAG GTCCACAAGTCTCTTCAGCGTATCAGAGAAAGAAAACTTGCCGAGTTTATTCCTTGGGGTCCTGCAAGTATTCAG GTTGCTCTGTCCAGGAAGTCTCCATATGTGCAGACAGCACACAGAGTCAGTGGTCTTATGTTAGCAAATCACACTAGCATAGCCACA GTCTTCGAAAAAAGCTGTAGACTTTTTGACAAACTTCGAAAAAGAGAAGCATTTTTGGATAACTACAAAAAAGAGGAGATGTTTAAAGATAATCTGGATGAGTTTGATGCGTCAAG GCAGGTTGTCGAACAGTTGATTGAAGAATATCAGGCCGCCACACGAGCTAACTATATCATGTGGGGAACTCAACAACAG GGAGCATCTGGAGGAGACGTTTCTAAAGTTTAG
- the LOC136892430 gene encoding inositol polyphosphate 1-phosphatase-like encodes MCQFSPPSRPNNKFFLHSHCCLFIKMASTRTAEHFVKVLLQVCEKSAMIARAWRFQEELFELLVEEKTGKEKNKRFTRDFKTLADVLVQEVVKHDVIREYPEFKGFIFGEESNKFTNNNGQEIVMEVQEDIAATFRHLVSVIDGNEKAAQLLADIIHTEISLETNEARILRDKLDFELPLDELAIWIDPIDCTAQYMSNSPGEMVNGILVSGITCATVLIGVFHRGTGVPVAGVINQPFFSEAKDKQKNQQWRGRRIWGVAYNEHCYSFLGNIPKLNQNDEFVSDRNFKIAVSSSESEEIKDKLLSSGVEIVSVSGVGHKLLQVIDRNVDFYILSHASSYKWDTCAAHAIICSLGGDVISFDGALALKSNMKDIDKIGLLKCRLKYHTPDDKKGEKWSNTSGVIAFLSFSKVFELLQYL; translated from the exons ATGTGTCAGTTTTCCCCACCCTCCCGTCCAAACAACAAATTTTTCTTGCACTCGCACTGTTGTTTGTTTATCAAAATGGCGTCGACAAGAACTGCGGAACATTTCGTCAAGGTTTTGCTCCAAGTGTGTGAAAAATCTGCAATGATTGCACGAGCTTGGCGGTTCCAAGAAGAACTATTTGAATTATTGGTAGAAGAGAAAactggaaaagagaaaaacaagcgTTTTACCCGCGATTTTAAAACGCTTGCTGATGTACTTGTCCAAGAAGTAGTAAAACATGATGTTATCCGGGAA TACCCAGAATTTAAGGGCTTTATTTTTGGCGAAGAGTCAAATAAATTCACAAACAACAATGGACAAGAAATTGTAATGGAGGTGCAAGAGGACATAGCTGCTACATTTAGACATCTTGTGTCAGTTATTGATGGGAACGAGAAAGCTGCCCAGTTGCTAGCAGATATTATTCATACAGAAATAAGTCTGGAAACGAATGAGGCACGAATATTACGAGATAAACTGGATTTTGAGTTGCCTCTGGATGAGTTGGCTATTTGGATTGATCCCATTG atTGCACAGCACAATACATGTCAAACTCTCCTGGAGAGATGGTGAATGGCATTCTGGTGTCTGGGATAACCTGTGCTACTGTTCTTATTGGTGTATTTCATAGGGGAACTGGTGTGCCTGTGGCTGGTGTAATTAATCAACCATTTTTCAGTGAAGCAAAGGATAAACAGAAAAATCAGCAGTGGAGAGGGAGAAGAATTTGGGGTGTGGCATATAATGAGCATTGCTATTCATTCCTTGGAAATATTCCTAAATTAAACCAAAATGATGAATTTGTTAGTGacagaaattttaaaattgcagtTAGTTCCAGTGAAAGTGAGGAGATTAAAGACAAGCTTCTGTCCTCAGGTGTCGAAATTGTATCTGTTTCTGGTGTTGGTCACAAACTTCTTCAAGTTATTGATAGAAATGTTGATTTCTACATTCTTTCCCATGCTTCCTCTTATAAGTGGGATACTTGTGCAGCACATGCAATTATTTGTTCCTTAGGTGGAGATGTGATCTCATTTGATGGAGCTTTGGCCCTGAAATCTAATATGAAGGATATTGATAAAATAGGTTTGCTAAAATGCAGATTGAAGTACCACACTCCTGATGACAAGAAAGGAGAGAAATGGAGCAACACCAGTGGAGTGATCGCTTTCCTGTCGTTTTCAAAAGTTTTCGAACTTCTTCaatatctttga
- the LOC136892435 gene encoding dnaJ homolog subfamily C member 9-like: MSFCETLERVFGVRDLYEVLSLTRTASGTDIRRAYRKKSLEVHPDRSCEDDKTTATEKFQCLSRVYTILSDPDKRALYDESGEIDDDVVVQERDWNAYWRMLFKKITVNDIAEFEEQYRGSEEETNDIRAAYLDYEGNMESVLENMLCATIEDEDRFREIIETLILKENLPKFPAFVNERKEKAKARKQRAQKEAAEAEEMARELGLNTSCSEDNLKQLIMKRDRKGEMDGIIAGLEAKYCKPKKQKTSKGKKK, from the exons ATGTCTTTCTGTGAAACGTTGGAGAGAGTTTTTGGTGTCAGAGATTTGTATGAAGTGTTAAGTCTAACACGTACTGCGTCAGGAACAGACATAAGACGAGCTTACCGGAAAAAATCACTTGAAGTCCACCCTGATCGATCCTGTGAAGATGACAAAACGACAGCTACTGAGAAGTTTCAATGCTTGAGTCGAGTGTACACGATTCTTTCAGATCCTGATAAAAGAGCGCTTTATGATGAATCTGGCGAAATTGATGACGATGTTGTAGTGCAGGAACGCGACTGGAATGCCTACTGGAGAATGCTGTTCAAGAAAATTACAGTGAATGATATAGCTGAATTTGAGGAACAGTACAGAGGTTCTGAGGAAGAGACAAATGACATCAGAGCAGCTTATTTGGATTATGAAGGGAACATGGAATCTGTCTTGGAGAATATGCTTTGTGCAACAATTGAAGATGAAGACAGGTTTAGAGAAATTATCGAGACActcattttaaaagaaaatctTCCCAAATTTCCAGCATTTGTGAACGAGAGAAAAGAGAAGGCAAAAGCCAGGAAGCAAAGA GCACAAAAAGAAGCTGCAGAAGCTGAAGAAATGGCAAGGGAGCTTGGATTAAATACCAGCTGTTCAGAGGATAACTTAAAGCAACTAATAATGAAACGAGACAGGAAGGGAGAAATGGATGGCATTATAGCTGGACTTGAAGCTAAATACTGCAAACCAAAGAAGCAAAAAActtcaaagggaaaaaaaaaataa